The Afipia massiliensis genome has a segment encoding these proteins:
- a CDS encoding HNH endonuclease: protein MNAHVSQGGWPVLVLNADFRPLSYYPLSLWSWQDAVKAVFLDRVNIVANYDHAVHSPTFEMQLPSVVSLKSFVKPTTHPAFTRFNVFLRDRFSCQYCTSQDDLTFDHIIPRSRGGQTTWENVVAACSPCNLRKGNMTMAQAKMHPRQMPFAPTVHQLHRNGRLFPPNYLHQSWLDYLYWDTELDP from the coding sequence TTGAACGCACATGTGTCACAAGGCGGTTGGCCGGTACTCGTGCTGAATGCGGACTTCCGGCCGCTGAGCTATTATCCGCTGTCGCTCTGGTCCTGGCAGGATGCTGTCAAGGCCGTGTTCCTCGACCGCGTCAATATCGTTGCGAACTACGACCACGCGGTTCACAGCCCAACCTTCGAGATGCAGTTGCCGAGCGTGGTCTCGCTCAAGTCGTTCGTGAAGCCGACGACGCATCCCGCCTTCACCCGGTTCAACGTCTTCCTGCGCGACCGCTTCTCCTGCCAGTACTGCACATCGCAGGACGATCTGACCTTCGATCACATCATCCCGCGCTCGCGCGGCGGCCAGACCACGTGGGAAAACGTCGTCGCCGCCTGTTCGCCGTGCAACCTGCGCAAAGGCAACATGACGATGGCGCAGGCGAAAATGCATCCGCGCCAGATGCCGTTTGCGCCGACGGTCCACCAGCTCCACCGCAACGGCCGGCTGTTCCCGCCGAACTACCTGCACCAGAGCTGGCTCGACTATCTCTACTGGGACACGGAACTCGATCCGTAA